The genomic region TTTCCAAATTGGAATTGGAAGGGCTCTTGTTTCAATAGAATTTAATTCTGCTATCGCCAGTATTCCACCATAAGTAGCAATTAATTTCATCAAACTACCTTGACGTGCTGATGTAATTCCTTTTATAGAAGTTTCCATAAATTGGGGTTCTTCCACATAAAGAATAGGTTTTGGTGTTTGATTTTTTAGAGCACCAAATAAATTATTACAACTATGCAAAATGTATTTACGATTTAAATCCCAATTGGTTGCAGAAACTCCTTTAAAAATCCAAGTTTGAATTGGAATAGTGCTATTTTTATTAAATAAAGCTAAACCAGTTCCAACAGAACCAGGATCACAAGTTACAAATAGATCAGGAAGTTGTTTCATCTTCTGCTTCAAAGTTAAAGAATTTAGAGAGTTTTAATTTATCGAGTATTCTTGATCTTTTTTTAAAGTCAATTGGATCTTCATGAACAATAAATTTAAACTCATGAATTTGACAAGTAATTTCTTTATCTAATACAGGAACATAAAATACAAATAATGTTGTGTATGAACCTTTAACAACTTCTCTGAAGTTGTTATTAGCTAAATATTCTACTTGATTAAAGATAGTTTTAACATAATCTCCAAGGTATTCATTACCTTGATACCAAACTTTGGCCTGCATATTTTTCACGCAGTTTGTTGTAGACTTTTTGAAGCATAGCGTTTTGGTCATCTATTTTTGCCATTAAAGAATTGTACACTTCGTGACATAAAGTATTTTCACAAACTATATCAATAATTAGATTTGGCGTTTTTTTATGAGGATGAACTAAACGATCAACTAATTGACTTCTATACATTGCTCCAAATTCATTAGAATAAACAATTGCCGTATCTGCTCCAGACATATCTAAACCTTGAGAAGCAGTTTTAATTTGGCAAACGAGATATTTATAATGACCTTCATTAAAATCTAATCGGCGTTGGTGACGAACATCTAAAGGAACATCTCCTCGAATAAAAGTAGTTCTTCCATATTTAGAAATTTCTTTACAAATTGTCTCAAGTTCTTCTAAATATTTACACCAAATAACTACTTGTTCACCAGCTAAATCATTTCTTAATAGACTTTTAAGTTCTTTAAGCTTATGATCAGATTTTAATTCTTCTTTTTTATGGAAACCTCCTGATAATTGGTGTAAATGTTGATATGCTGCAATTGCATATTGAGCATCATATTCTTCTGATTTACTAATCCAATCACGCTCATATTTCTCATAAAGTTGTTTATAATCGCCTTCAAGAGAAACAAAACGTTGTTCATATAATGTTTTTCCACCAATACCGGCATGTTCTCTTTTAAGAACATTGCAATAAGTAGCTAAAACACCTGAAAGATAATCGGCGATACCATATTTAGGTACATAACGATTATTTCCTTCATGTTTGAAAAACCTATGCTTAAATTGCCAGAATGTTGGACAACCAGCAAAATCACCAAAAAGGAATTTCATCTGCTGATAGTATTCTAATAAATTTTCTGGGGCTGGAGTACCTGTTAATAACCCTTTAATAGGTACTTTCCTCCAGGATTCGGAAGTTAAATGCGAAGAAATTTTGGTTTTAGGGTCTTTTAATTTATGACTTTCATCACAAACAATTGCATCAAAGCCACAATCAGATATATCTTCACGAATTAATGTTTCATAATTCGTAACATACCATGTTTCTAGCTTTTGAATAGCAGGTTTCATTACTCTAGCTAGATCAGTATTAATAACTAAAGGGTTTTCAATACCCTCTAACTTTAATTCATCTAACCAAGTATGAATAACAGCTTTTGGACAGACAATTAAAGGTTTTTTAACTCCTTTTCCTTGCAATATTTTAATTGCAGTAAGGGTTTTACCCAAACGCATTTCCCAAAATAATGCAAAATTATCTCTTTCTGGAGGTAATCCCCATTCAATTCCTTTTTGTTGATAAGGAAAAGGAGTTCTACCAATACTGGGGGCGATATATTTATCAGGATCAACTAATTCTTCACCTGCTAAATGACAATCCCCTATATGTCCTCCTAATGAATATAAATTAGCAATGACTTTTACTTCAGCTTTACAAGCTGGACAAGTTATATATTTTTTCATATTAGTTGAAGTTTAACTTTAAAAGATTCCACAACATTTTGATCAGAATCTAAAATGTGGAGAGTACCCTTGTAAATATCAATACTCAATTTATCAATTAAAGTACCTTTTTTCCAGTGACCAATATCTACTTTAAGTAGGCATTGATAATAAATAAACAAATAGTCGTCAATTTGTTCTTGGCTATTACAAGAAAATAAGTTCGTTTCCATTTTATCATCAACAAAAGTTAATTGGTCTATAAATACTGAAACAGGATCACCTTCAAGTTGTTGAACTAATACTTCTGTTGCTGAATAATAACCAACAATAATACCTTTTATATTTGCACAACAGGTTATATATTCAACTCTTTTACCTATTAAATCCATAAATTCCCCAGATGAGACTCGAACTCATACGCTTAAAAAGCAAAGACTCTTAAGATCTTTGTGTCTACCATTTCCACCACTGGGGAGAGCCCGGAATAAATTATAGATTATCTAAAAGTGACTTCTCTACCAAGTTTTTCTGACCATTTTTTTTCTCTTAAAGCAACTTCAAAGTTCATACATAAACGAAGTTCTTCAATATATTCTTCTTGTGTAATAACTCCTTTTTCAATTAGTAAACGAGCTATTGCCATATCAGAAACATGAGCAGAATCAATTCCTACACGATGATCTTTTTTGTAATCAAAATTGATTCTATTTGATTGTTCAAGTTTAACACAAGATTGTAAGCCATGTAAAGCTTCTTCATAAGATAAACCTAAATCAAGTGCTTCTAGTAAACGAGCTATTGCCATATCAGAAACATGAGCATCATCAGGTTTTTTCATTGTCTAAACTTTCTTGCAATTGTTTTATTTTTTCTATTTTGGCAACAGTAGATTCAAGTAAATCTATTGGCCAAACAATATCTTTGTTATGCATAATAGCTATTAAAGCTTGATTATAAATCAAGCACATTTCTGTATGTACAAGATTAGCTTTTACAAAATAATCCTCATTAAAATTACCTAACCTAACCATTTAACATTTCCCATACCCAAATGATCGCCATATCAATGGTATTTTCATTATTAATAATTTCTTCTAGAAGAACAGTAGGATGAATATGTTCTCCATCAGAATCATAAAGTAATTTTGCTAATGCGTTTTCTTTTTCTCTTTCAGCAGAATTTTGGCGTGCTTGATTAATAATCGTTTTATTAAATTTACGATAGTCTCCCTCCAGTAAAAATAAATCTGGAGGATATCTAACATCATCATAACAAACGATAATAAGCGTTTTTTTAATCATAGAGCTTCTAAGTACATTTGTGGGATTGTAAAACTTAATTTTTCATCATTAATAGCATCAAATACAACAACGTAAGAATTTTTGAAAATACTGGAGGGAATCTTCTCTATTATAGTTCCTATTGTTGAAGCTAATAAATGACTTCCCTCCAGTCTATTTGGGCCTACATATTTGACTTTGTTTCCTACTTCAAATTCTTTATTCTTCTGGCCCATATAAAACCCTGCGTTTAAAATAACGATAACAATATTTGACTAATCTACTTAATGGAATTTTTTCGTATTGAGGATGATTTTGTAATTGTTCTGCAAATTCATCAAATGTAACTTCTAAACCATGTTCGTGTAAAGCAAAACAACTTGCTCTAATCATGATTCTAACTTTTAGGTAATCATAATCATACTTACCCATTTTCATTATTTGAAGCCTTATTTAAATGCAAAACAGCATTTGGATAATGAATAACATACATAGTAGGATAAATATAACATGGAGAAACATTAGTTGTTATACCAACAGCATTATATTGATCCCCTTGTGAATTAAATATAGCATTAGTTTTTAAATACAAGAATCCTTCATATTCAAAAACATCATTTATAGGAATTTTTTCAAAAATACAAACATTTTCAGGCGTTTTTAGAATCTTCATTTTTAGTAGGGAAACATGCAGATGGGTTTATTAGTTAATTGTGATTTTAAGCCATCAATAATTAATTGTTTATTCAAAGAACAAATTTGAGAAAAATTCCCTATGTGAGATTTGTAAATTGCAACTGGACGAGGAAACTGAGGAATATGATTTGCTTTTTCTAAACAAATGAATTTACCATTTACAAGATAACCGACTAATTCGTCTTCGTCGGCTTTAATTACCCGATAAGAAACAGGTGTATAAATGGTTTTATAGATTTTGGAGATACATTGAAATTCATTCTCCCAGTATTCTGGGGGAATAGTATCATGCATTCTTTCAAATGCACAACACAAATTAAAATTATGTTTTAATTGTCTTTCAATGATCCAATGTATTAAAGAATCTTTAAGACCTTGACCTTCAAATTCTGGAAGATAAAACGGTCCTAATAAAAAGCCTACAGGAGATTTTAAATCATTATGTCCTCGATAGGCCCCAATAACTGCTCCTTTAAAAGAAGTTATTGATCTTTTCTTTTGTGTTCGTAAATGTTTTACTAATGAATCATATGTTTCTTGTATTGTTGGCATAATAAAAAACGTTGCCTCCCCATACTTTAATTATGCCGCACGGATTTTAGTTTGGCTTTAAATAATTATTTCTGGGGAGGCCCCGTACGCTTCAAAAGAAAACCCTTCCCTTACTAATTAATTATAACAAATCGCAACGTGGTTAGTTTGGAATTTGTATTTATAATTAATTTTCAGGGAAGGGCAAAACCGTCATGGCACGAAGGTTTATTTCTTGGAGCAATATTCTTGAATCAATTCATCAACTGGCTTGGAAAAATCAATCTTTTCGTAATGAGGAAATTCCTTAAAGAACTCATTCAAACCATCAGTCATGCCAGCATTATGCATAAGATGGCAATACTTCAAATAATTCTCATCAATCTTCTTAGAAGGACCGCGTTGTTGTTCATGCAATGGTTGCGAATCAACATAATTTCCAATAATAAAACTGGAAGCTTGATCGCCCGAACGAGCATGAACAAAGAATTCAGTTCCCTTTGCAAAATTAACTTCTGAAGTAACAACTACCTTATATGCCCGAAATCCATCGACAGGCATATCTTTATCATCAAGTGGAGGATTTGCATCACAATTATCTGCATTAGAAAAGATTCGCTTGTAATTCTTTTTTGGTGCAGCTTTACGTCCACGAGTCTTCTTTTCTTCTTTTTCTTCCACAACTTCAATTACTTCAACAGCGGTATCAGTAGACATTAATAAATCTCCAAAACTTGAAAAAACAAAAAGCAACTAATTTGTTAAACGGTCTTTATTATTCCCGAATTGTGGTAAATAATAAATAATCTAACCGCCTCTGATTAAATAATTTAATCGTCTCAGGCATCCCACCCGGCCTCACACTATATACTACGCAAGAATCGCTGAGTGGTTCACGGGATCGCAGAAAAAATACAGAAAGTTTTTACCCCCACTTTTTGGGGGGTCAGCGAAGCAGGGGGATTTCTTTTAATAAGGTAACTGTATCGGCATAATAAAATGTTTGACTTGACCTTGTTAAAAAATGTTCTTTATCAAAAAGCTTTTTTAGAGATGGATCTTTTAACCAAAAACCTTTCCAATCATTATCATTAAAAAAAGGAATTTCAAAATCTTTTGCTGCAAGTAAATTCTTTCCATAAGCTTCAAATAAACGTAAATCAGGTTCTCGTTTAATTAGACCCCCATAATAATCTAAAAGTTTATCTTTTTCTTTAAAAACAAACAATTTACTTTCAGGGCAAATTTCTGGGGGAAAAACTTCCTTGCCAAGTTCATATTTAACTAACCACTCAGAATAAGAAGATACTCCAACAGAAGTATAAATATCATTTCCATAAGCATACACTAATTTAAAGCAATTCGGCCGCAGTGTCATAATCTATTTCCTCCAGTAATGTTACCGAATCAGCATAATAAATTAATTTAGCTCTTTTTTCGTTGTAAGCAGCATCTTCAAATTGATGACCTTCCCAAAACATTTTGAAATCAGATTCGCAAATATTTAAAACAGCTGGGAATTTTGTATTTCGATTGTTAATTAGACCTGTGGCATAGGCTTTAAATATTCTTAATGTATCATATTCAGTAAGAATATTAAACCTATAAAAATCATTTACAGCTACCAAAGTTTTGAAAACAAACAGTTTACTTTGTGGGCAATGTACTGGAGGAAAAACTTCTTCATTAAGTGGATAAATTAATTCCCATTCTCCAACTGAACCACTGGAGGTAAAGGCCGTTCCAATATCTTTTTGCCAAATTACTTTAAAACAATTATGTTCTTTCATTGTATTTCTTCTATAGGCTTGAGAAATTTAACTAAAATTGTGCCGGGTGGAGTTTGAAAACAAACATTTAAATATTCATTAAAAGATTCATTAACCATTTCTGTTAAGTAACTAAAATTTTTCCAAAATGTTGGATAATCTTCTGACAAAGAAGGTAAAGATCTCTCTCCAAAAGAAATAGCTTTACCTATATATTGGCATTTATAAATACTAAATCTAGTAAAACTATCTAGATCTTTTGTATAATCTAATACATCAGATTTATTAAAAAATGCAAATATTCGGCTATTGGGTAAATAAGGAGTATTCCATTTTTCTTTTTGATAAATAATGTCAGCTCTTAAAGCTAAATGAGCTGAAATAGGATTTAATTTAGTTTTTGATCTTACACGAAAAACTTTGTAACAGTATTTCATATGTATTTCCAAGTTATTTTCATCCACGTTCCATCAATAATAACTGAATAATTTTTTGATCCCAAATGTTTGATTATTTTATCAATTACTTTTTGGGGAATAGAACTTACTGAAATATGTGTTTCAAATTCTCTATTTGAAGCATCATTATTAATTCGCTCAATTATATGCTCTAAGAAAATATCAAAACCATGTTCTTCATAATATTTGATATTTTCTTGCGTAATTGTTTTTAAATCTTTTGCATCATAAAGACATTTTTTGTCAAAAATTGCCATACTTATTTTCCTAGACTGGGAGGAGAGTTATTTTAAAATTATTTCAATTTTATTTATAACAATAACTGGAGTATCATTTGTTATATATTCAAGTTCGCCCCGTGAAATATTAAAAGAATTATATGGTGCAAGTTCATCCATGCTTTCAATTGGAGTTATTTTAATTGCAATTTCATTTTTAGTAAGCGTACGGGGAATTTGAAAAAATTCCTTTTCGTCAAGCTTAGAAAAAGTTAATTCTTCATCACGTTTGTCAGTTATTTGTAGTTTCACGATTATTTTCCTAGACTGAAGGAGAGTTTCTGTTGTGAGAAATTAATACATCCAAAGTTCGAGCCGTTCAATTAATTCAATTTTATGTTCAGGTGAAAAATAAGCAAAAGAACCAGTTAAAATGTTAATAGCATTTTTTCGTTCAGTATGCTCACTAAATTCAGCTACTCTTATATAAATTTGTGAGCCATGAACAAAATACTGTTTAAATTCAACTTTTTCAAAATTGACTTCTTTGATTCTTTTATCAATAAGAATTGGGTGTGGTTTGGTAGCCATAATTACTTTATCCTTTGGACGAGCCGAATTTCATCTACTAAAATTGTTTTGCTGCCAGTTACATAATATTGATAAAAATCATCTTCTTGGCTAAAAGCGAAATACGATTTATCGTTTGGCTTGAAGTTTTCCCAGAAATTTTTAATTGGGTAGTCCATAGAAGGAATATACCTTCGTCCAAATTTTATTTCTTCTCCACGATATTCGCATTCCCATAATTCTTCATGAATAGAATCACAAACTACTCGATGGATGTCGCTTAATGCAAAAATCTTACTGGAGGGGAAAAAGGGTTTATTCCATATTCCTTCTAAATAATAACAATATGGGTTTCTAACGACAGGCCCTAAAGAAAATTTAATATCTGTTATCGTTGTTACTTGAGTTTTGTCCAGAATTTCTGATAAAATTTTGTTAGTAGCGAAATGTGTATAAGAGTTTTTGTAGGCTACGTCTGATATAAATTGTTCATTTGATGAATAAACGCGAAATCTTTTGTAGCAAGTTGGCATAAAGCACCCTATGTTTCCTTTTTTGTACTGGAGGGGAGTTATAAAGTTACCAAAGTTTTTGTATTGGTTTGAAATTGTCGATTAAAACTGTTCGTGGAGGAGTTATACAATATATTTTATTTTCTAAATCGCCGTGCTGCCAATTTTCCCAAAAGCTTTCTATAGTGCTTTCAAAAGCAGGTACTCTCTTATCGGCATAAGGATATATTTCTCCAGTTGTTTCGCATTCCCAAACAGAATAAATATGTGGCGTATCAAGCTTATATTCTTTTTGAAGTTCTCTTAAAAATTTTTCAGAATTCCAAGATCTTTCAAATGCGAAAAATTTACCAACTGGAGGGAAGTTATATGCGTTTATATTGTATTTTATTTGGGTTGCGACAAAGCCGAGAGAAAATAATTCGTTTGGATTTGGACTGTTTATGAAAAGTTTGTAGACTTTTTTAGGAGTAGATTGCATTTTATGGGGTTTCTTTTTTGAGGAGTTTGATGAATAGAAAAATGTACAAGTGTTAAGTGTACAGTTTGGAATACCTCTTAGGTAGGGTGTTGTACACTATATCTTCACAATGGTATAGGGTAGTTCACTACGATTTTCAAGGGGTTTTTGACCTATAAACATATATAAAGTTAACTGAACATATGTATATAAGTTAATAATTAAATACACCCTAGGGGGTCGGCGGAGGCAAAAATTTAGGCCACCTTAGAGGGGGCGGGTAGTAAAAAACAAGGGGTTTTTATAGTGTACGAAAAGCACCTGGACCCCCATTGGACGGATAGTGTACAAATAATTAAATAAAATAGTAATCAAATGTACATTTAATTAGAATACTGAATATTTGTTCTCATTATCGAATACCAAACTAATTAAACAGGAAATAGTGTACGTTTGCACCACAACACATGCAAGGGGTTAGTTACCTTATGTACACAACTGAACAATTTTTCAGTATGCTAATTAATTGCTTAAAATAGTATACAAGTAGTGTACAAAAAAACAATCAAATTGAATGTTTGTACACTAAATTAGCTTGTACACTAGTATACAACCTTATTTAGGTATTAAATAATAAGGTTGTATACTAGTGTACAAGCTTTTTAATAGGTTTTTTAATGATTTTTGTAATGTTCTTCTGTACACCTAGCTTACTAAAATAGTATCCTGTTGTACAGTAAAAAAATTAGTAAGCTTAAAAATAATAGGTCTATTTGTACATTATTCTTATTGTACACTAATGTTATTTTGTACATTTTTCTAGTGTATCATGTTATTTTGTACATTATTCTTATTGTACACTAATGTTATTTTGTACATTAATAAAAAGACCAGATAGATTAATTAAATAACCTATCCGGCCTATGAATTTCCCTCCAGTTATTCGCCGAAGGGATAATTTAATTCCATAGTTCTTATTTCAATTTGGGTTTTGAAATAATCAGTAGTGATTAATATTGCCGATGAGCAAATAACTAATACACTAATTAAAAAAGCTGTGGGCCAGTTCATTTCTCCTCCAGTAATTGCATTTGGGTTTTGGGTTTTGGGTTTGGGTTTTGGGTTTTGGGTTTTTGTTTTTCACGCCAAATTTGATGATCATAGTTATCTATCTTATTAAGATGATAAGTATGTTGTTCTGTATATAAATGAATTTTACATACAGCACTATGATGCACACGATAAGTTTCTCCATCACTATTATAGAAATTACTTGTCGTTAAGAAACGAGCAATCCTATTACAATGATCACATTTTTTAAAATTCTTTCCCTCACCCATGATTAAACCCTCATTTAAAAATGCCATGAAAAACCGCCGGACGACTGCTTATATATAAATATATAGTATATATTATATATTTATATATAGGCAGGAATTTTGCGGCAAAAAAAATTAGCAAAAAAAATTGCTAGGCCCACACTCCTATTGCCTGCTCGGGCATACTGATTTTTATATAGGCAGGCGAGATACTCCCATTACCTTCTTTCTATAACTGATTTTTTTATAGGTTCTATAACTGATTTTTTTATAGGAATTATAACTTTTTTCTTGACACGATTTTTGGCATGGTATTTGCTGGTCGATATATCGTATTCTAACGATATATCGACCATTGCGAGTGATTTAAAATCTAGTTGTTTAATTTAACTGCAAGCTCTTCACCCCCATGTTGTCCTGGACACAAAACTAAATCACTAAC from Sphingobacteriaceae bacterium harbors:
- a CDS encoding DEAD/DEAH box helicase; its protein translation is MKKYITCPACKAEVKVIANLYSLGGHIGDCHLAGEELVDPDKYIAPSIGRTPFPYQQKGIEWGLPPERDNFALFWEMRLGKTLTAIKILQGKGVKKPLIVCPKAVIHTWLDELKLEGIENPLVINTDLARVMKPAIQKLETWYVTNYETLIREDISDCGFDAIVCDESHKLKDPKTKISSHLTSESWRKVPIKGLLTGTPAPENLLEYYQQMKFLFGDFAGCPTFWQFKHRFFKHEGNNRYVPKYGIADYLSGVLATYCNVLKREHAGIGGKTLYEQRFVSLEGDYKQLYEKYERDWISKSEEYDAQYAIAAYQHLHQLSGGFHKKEELKSDHKLKELKSLLRNDLAGEQVVIWCKYLEELETICKEISKYGRTTFIRGDVPLDVRHQRRLDFNEGHYKYLVCQIKTASQGLDMSGADTAIVYSNEFGAMYRSQLVDRLVHPHKKTPNLIIDIVCENTLCHEVYNSLMAKIDDQNAMLQKVYNKLREKYAGQSLVSR